One genomic region from Chthonomonas calidirosea T49 encodes:
- a CDS encoding zinc-dependent alcohol dehydrogenase family protein, producing the protein MRATVLSAPREVHIDQVPDARIIEPTDAVIRVVVACICGSDLWPYRGFDPLPETGRRMGHEAIGVVEEVGSEVRTVRKGDLVLMPFAFSDGTCVFCSEGLHTACTHGGFFSYHTEGAQAEAVRIPFADGTLYKVTAREDDKALLPHLLTLTDVMGTGHHAAVTARVRQGTTAAIIGDGAVGLCGVIAAKRLGAERIILLGRHPDRIALAREFGATDIVTERGDAAIEAVRERTGGLGAHSVLECVGTEEAMRTAVGIVRPGGAIGRVGVPHHEGIPAGPTFYNNITISGGPAPTRAYMDELLPDVLEGRILPGRVFDRTLPLEQVAEGYRAMDERQALKVMLVP; encoded by the coding sequence ATGCGTGCAACCGTTTTAAGTGCACCGAGAGAGGTTCACATAGATCAAGTACCCGACGCGCGGATCATCGAGCCGACGGATGCGGTTATTCGGGTGGTCGTCGCCTGCATTTGTGGCAGCGACCTTTGGCCCTATCGGGGTTTTGACCCTCTTCCTGAAACGGGTCGGCGCATGGGGCATGAAGCCATAGGCGTTGTGGAAGAGGTAGGTTCGGAGGTGCGAACGGTGCGCAAAGGCGATCTGGTGCTGATGCCCTTCGCGTTTTCCGACGGCACCTGCGTATTCTGCAGCGAGGGTCTGCACACCGCCTGCACCCACGGCGGATTTTTCTCCTACCATACCGAAGGAGCGCAGGCCGAAGCCGTGCGCATCCCCTTTGCAGACGGCACTCTCTATAAAGTGACAGCGCGTGAAGACGACAAGGCCCTCCTTCCTCACCTCCTCACATTAACCGATGTAATGGGCACCGGCCACCACGCGGCGGTAACCGCACGGGTTCGGCAGGGCACCACCGCCGCGATCATCGGGGATGGGGCGGTAGGCCTTTGCGGGGTTATCGCCGCCAAGCGGCTCGGGGCGGAAAGGATTATCCTCTTGGGGCGCCATCCGGATCGGATCGCGTTAGCCCGCGAGTTCGGCGCCACCGATATTGTAACCGAGCGTGGAGACGCGGCGATAGAGGCCGTACGCGAGCGAACGGGCGGGTTAGGCGCCCATTCCGTGTTGGAGTGTGTGGGCACGGAAGAGGCCATGCGAACGGCCGTCGGCATCGTTCGTCCTGGAGGCGCCATTGGGCGAGTAGGGGTACCGCATCATGAGGGTATCCCTGCCGGCCCTACCTTCTACAACAACATCACCATCAGTGGTGGCCCTGCCCCAACGCGAGCCTATATGGACGAGCTGCTCCCCGACGTGCTGGAGGGACGGATTCTGCCGGGACGCGTGTTCGACCGCACCTTGCCGCTAGAGCAGGTTGCCGAGGGCTATCGCGCCATGGACGAGCGCCAAGCCCTTAAGGTGATGTTGGTGCCCTAA
- a CDS encoding sister chromatid cohesion protein PDS5: MLDDTEIPILLTRLQDKSPQVRAKACKALGKLGPKVLEFKGIVPSLLRCLEAEDWKLRAAACRALGDLSDGVLRYKGVVPALLSCLEDKHWKVRRAACLGLACIGHEVLKWTDLGSSVRPYAEVVQGFLRCLQDADRRVQAAACETLSGFGSIILEYKEVRECLLSCLQDEDSDIRRAACKALGKLGPSVLQYEGLVPSLLRCLEDKCRSVRRAACEALGELGPRVLEYGEVVPGLLRCLEDEDRSVYHAACTALGQLGPKVLENREVVAGLVKCLTECSKDGEWYASYVICEVLGKIDSEVLQSADVVPNLLRYAKDKDWHVRDAVCWALGQIGSGVMPYVDVVASLLGCLEDNDKRVRRIACDALSKLGPKISKNGFLKDSEVVPSLLRRLKDEYWCVRSIACEALGNLGSEVLRYPEVVPALLVGSKDKKREVRRRACLALCQLGSGVLQYENVLPSLLRCLEDKVIRSHVCGALGLLGLEVLQDEDVLSSLLRCFKDEDANVRDDACGALAEFGPEVLQYGELVSSLIQCIWDDDGDVRDTVEDVLDRFGVALVPGLLGCLKSEDWGLIAPACWALGRLGPRALRYEAVVPSLIRCLEDDKDRLVRDDVCDALGKLGPEVLKDADVLPNLVQCLKDEYKYTRRAACEALGRLGPEVLKNREVVPGLLRCLKEEEWVRTRQAACEALGQLGLGVLAYEEVVPSLVACLADKDWGLRRRACETLGKLGPAVLKDAGVVPGLVSCLGGGSWDVRLEACWALGELGEGVWSYPAAVAGLQRCLEDENLWVREAARKTIEKLGGKASFGG, from the coding sequence ATGCTGGATGACACCGAAATACCGATCCTGTTGACTCGCTTGCAGGATAAGAGCCCGCAGGTTCGTGCGAAGGCTTGTAAGGCGTTAGGCAAGCTAGGCCCTAAGGTTTTAGAGTTTAAAGGGATAGTGCCTAGCTTACTGAGGTGTTTGGAGGCTGAGGATTGGAAACTTCGGGCGGCAGCGTGTCGGGCGTTAGGAGATTTGAGCGATGGCGTTTTGAGATATAAGGGCGTGGTGCCCGCTTTGCTGAGTTGTCTTGAGGATAAACACTGGAAGGTTCGTCGTGCCGCCTGTCTGGGTTTGGCCTGTATAGGCCATGAAGTGTTGAAGTGGACGGATTTAGGCTCTAGTGTTAGGCCTTATGCAGAGGTGGTGCAGGGCTTTTTGCGCTGCTTGCAGGATGCGGATAGACGTGTTCAGGCTGCAGCTTGTGAAACATTGAGTGGTTTTGGTTCTATTATTTTGGAGTATAAAGAGGTTCGCGAGTGCCTGCTAAGCTGTTTGCAGGATGAAGATAGCGATATTCGCCGTGCGGCTTGTAAAGCATTAGGCAAGCTAGGACCTAGTGTTTTGCAGTATGAAGGGTTGGTGCCAAGTCTATTGAGGTGTTTGGAAGATAAGTGTAGGTCGGTGCGTCGTGCTGCCTGTGAGGCATTGGGTGAGTTAGGTCCCAGAGTTTTGGAGTATGGAGAAGTAGTTCCGGGTCTATTAAGGTGCTTGGAAGATGAGGATAGATCTGTTTATCACGCGGCCTGTACAGCATTAGGCCAGCTGGGGCCCAAGGTTTTGGAAAATAGGGAGGTTGTGGCGGGCCTGGTGAAGTGTTTGACGGAATGTTCGAAAGATGGGGAATGGTATGCTAGCTATGTCATCTGTGAAGTGCTAGGCAAAATAGATTCTGAAGTTTTGCAGAGTGCGGACGTAGTTCCAAACTTATTGAGATATGCGAAGGATAAGGATTGGCATGTTCGTGATGCAGTCTGTTGGGCATTAGGTCAGATAGGTTCTGGTGTTATGCCTTACGTGGACGTAGTTGCAAGTCTGTTAGGATGTTTGGAGGATAACGACAAGCGTGTTCGTCGTATAGCCTGTGACGCGTTAAGCAAGCTGGGACCTAAGATTTCTAAAAATGGGTTTTTGAAAGATAGCGAAGTGGTGCCGAGCTTGTTGAGGCGCTTGAAGGATGAATATTGGTGTGTTCGCAGTATCGCCTGTGAAGCGTTGGGCAATCTAGGTTCTGAAGTTTTAAGGTATCCGGAAGTCGTTCCCGCTTTATTAGTTGGTTCGAAAGATAAGAAGAGGGAGGTTCGCCGTAGAGCCTGTTTGGCATTATGTCAGTTAGGTTCCGGCGTGTTGCAGTACGAGAATGTGCTACCGAGCCTATTGCGATGTCTGGAGGACAAGGTTATTCGCAGTCACGTTTGTGGGGCATTAGGACTTCTGGGGCTTGAAGTTTTGCAGGATGAGGATGTGCTATCGAGCCTGTTGCGATGTTTTAAGGATGAGGATGCGAATGTTCGTGACGATGCCTGTGGAGCGTTAGCAGAGTTCGGCCCAGAGGTCTTGCAATATGGCGAATTGGTGTCAAGCTTAATACAATGTATATGGGACGATGATGGTGATGTCCGTGATACGGTTGAAGACGTGTTAGACCGGTTCGGTGTGGCACTTGTGCCAGGCTTGTTAGGATGCTTGAAATCTGAGGATTGGGGGCTAATAGCCCCAGCCTGTTGGGCATTAGGTCGGCTAGGCCCACGGGCTCTACGGTATGAGGCGGTGGTGCCCAGCTTGATACGATGTTTGGAGGACGACAAGGACAGGTTGGTTCGTGATGATGTCTGTGACGCGTTGGGCAAGCTAGGCCCTGAAGTTTTGAAGGATGCGGACGTGCTGCCAAACTTAGTGCAATGTTTGAAGGATGAATATAAGTATACTCGTCGTGCCGCCTGTGAAGCGTTGGGGAGGTTGGGGCCTGAGGTTTTGAAAAACAGGGAAGTCGTGCCGGGTTTGTTGAGGTGTTTGAAGGAGGAGGAGTGGGTGCGCACACGCCAAGCGGCGTGTGAAGCGCTCGGCCAGTTAGGTCTTGGGGTTTTGGCGTATGAGGAGGTAGTTCCGAGCTTGGTTGCATGCTTAGCGGATAAGGATTGGGGGTTACGTCGTAGGGCATGCGAAACGTTGGGGAAGCTGGGGCCTGCGGTTTTGAAAGATGCGGGGGTAGTTCCGGGCTTGGTGAGCTGTTTGGGGGGTGGAAGTTGGGACGTTCGTCTTGAGGCCTGTTGGGCTTTGGGGGAGCTAGGGGAAGGGGTATGGAGCTATCCTGCTGCGGTGGCGGGGTTGCAGCGTTGTTTGGAGGATGAGAATTTGTGGGTGCGGGAAGCAGCCCGTAAGACGATAGAGAAGTTGGGGGGTAAAGCCTCTTTCGGTGGATAG
- a CDS encoding (R)-mandelonitrile lyase → MEIKRVGSQPSSKGPEAYFTGAVRVDPLLEAPDPARVRVASVTFEPGARTAWHTHPLGQTLIVTSGCGWVQSEGGPKREIRPGDVVWFPPGEKHWHGATVSTALTHIAIQEALAGKVVEWMEKVSDEDYHQKTEE, encoded by the coding sequence ATGGAGATCAAAAGAGTTGGATCGCAACCATCGAGCAAAGGGCCCGAGGCCTACTTCACCGGCGCTGTGCGGGTGGATCCTCTGCTTGAGGCGCCCGATCCCGCCCGCGTGCGGGTAGCGAGTGTTACCTTCGAGCCTGGCGCTCGAACCGCGTGGCATACCCATCCTTTAGGCCAGACCCTCATCGTTACTTCCGGCTGTGGATGGGTGCAAAGTGAGGGAGGGCCTAAGCGCGAAATAAGGCCAGGCGACGTGGTGTGGTTTCCCCCTGGCGAAAAACATTGGCACGGTGCCACAGTCAGCACGGCCTTAACCCACATCGCTATCCAAGAGGCGCTGGCGGGCAAGGTCGTGGAGTGGATGGAAAAGGTTTCTGACGAAGACTATCATCAAAAGACGGAGGAGTAA
- a CDS encoding aldo/keto reductase gives MQKRKLGNLEVSAIGLGCMTMTGGYSVSPDRNEMIALIRKAVELGVTFFDTDEVYGPWINEELVGEALEPFKGQVVIATKFGFRHDGDRGPSPRTGTDSRPEQIKRVAEASLKRLRVEALDLFYQHRVDPNVPIEDVAGAVKELIEAGKVKHFGLSEAGAQTIRRAHAVCPVAAVQFEYSLWWRKPEQEILPTCEALGIGFVAYSPLGKGFLTGKIDENTQFDPTDLRSRIPRFTPEARQVNKALVELLTAIAERKGATPAQIALAWLLAQRPWIVPIPGTTKLHRLEENVGAVDVVLTPEDLREIEAAASKIQIQGERYPEDLERMSYL, from the coding sequence ATGCAAAAACGCAAACTGGGCAACTTAGAGGTCTCCGCCATCGGGCTAGGCTGCATGACCATGACGGGCGGCTACAGTGTGTCACCCGATCGAAATGAGATGATCGCGCTCATTCGCAAAGCGGTGGAGCTCGGCGTCACCTTCTTCGACACGGACGAAGTGTACGGCCCCTGGATCAACGAGGAGCTTGTGGGAGAGGCTTTGGAGCCTTTCAAAGGTCAGGTGGTTATCGCCACCAAATTCGGCTTCCGGCATGACGGCGATCGCGGCCCGAGCCCCAGAACCGGAACCGACAGCCGCCCCGAACAGATCAAGCGCGTGGCCGAGGCCTCGCTAAAACGCCTGCGCGTGGAGGCGCTCGACCTCTTTTACCAACATCGCGTAGACCCCAACGTGCCCATCGAGGATGTAGCCGGCGCCGTGAAGGAGCTGATCGAGGCCGGCAAGGTCAAGCATTTTGGGCTCTCTGAAGCGGGCGCACAAACCATCCGTCGTGCCCACGCGGTCTGCCCGGTGGCGGCGGTGCAATTTGAGTATTCGCTGTGGTGGCGCAAGCCCGAACAAGAGATCCTGCCCACCTGCGAAGCGCTGGGCATTGGGTTTGTGGCCTACAGCCCTCTCGGCAAAGGCTTTCTCACGGGCAAGATAGATGAAAACACGCAGTTCGACCCCACCGACCTGCGAAGCCGCATTCCGCGTTTCACTCCAGAGGCGCGGCAAGTTAACAAGGCACTTGTGGAGCTGCTAACAGCCATTGCGGAACGCAAAGGGGCCACCCCCGCCCAGATCGCTCTCGCCTGGCTGCTTGCGCAGCGGCCATGGATTGTGCCGATTCCGGGAACCACCAAGCTCCATCGCCTGGAAGAGAACGTCGGTGCGGTAGACGTGGTGCTGACGCCGGAAGATCTGCGGGAGATAGAGGCTGCGGCCTCCAAAATTCAGATCCAAGGCGAGCGCTATCCGGAGGATCTCGAGCGAATGAGCTACCTCTAA
- a CDS encoding glycosyltransferase, with protein sequence MVLVCTQSFGINAFGGGPRILRALLTQPPEPVLSVCMGEKPPPPTTLVKELHIPHRPSFGRLEATRFRLYLDRWFTNFKRQQSLLEQVCRDYKANALHAIAHGADFWVSYQVAKALKLPFYITVHDRLEYTHASSPALALMVERLGEVWRNAEARMVISEEMGEGLEALYGKRPWTVVTDGLEGISPLRERPKNSFRIYFAGAIHLSYAATFTALAEALVIVRQQQPEIPVSLTIRGSAVPDSFQHLPVRALPWAPEQEIERDMEQADLLYLPLPFEPKYEMFWRYSLSTKLVTYLGSGLPILYHGPAEAAAGRLLARHQAAVLATSLDPKEVARCLLAAGECAPQVVENAQQLARSRFLLAEQRKRFWATVATGR encoded by the coding sequence ATGGTGTTAGTCTGCACACAGTCTTTTGGGATCAACGCGTTTGGTGGAGGCCCGCGTATTTTGAGGGCGCTTCTTACGCAACCGCCCGAACCGGTTCTCTCCGTCTGTATGGGGGAAAAGCCACCCCCGCCCACCACCCTTGTGAAAGAGCTTCACATCCCTCATCGCCCCTCTTTCGGCCGTTTGGAGGCCACGCGCTTTCGACTCTATTTGGATCGGTGGTTCACTAATTTCAAGCGCCAACAAAGCCTGCTCGAACAGGTTTGTAGGGATTATAAAGCCAATGCCCTGCACGCTATCGCCCACGGCGCCGATTTTTGGGTGAGCTATCAGGTGGCGAAAGCATTGAAACTGCCCTTTTACATTACCGTGCACGATCGGCTCGAGTACACACATGCAAGTAGCCCTGCACTTGCTCTGATGGTAGAGCGTTTAGGAGAGGTGTGGCGTAATGCCGAGGCGCGGATGGTGATCTCCGAGGAGATGGGTGAAGGGCTGGAGGCGCTCTATGGGAAACGCCCGTGGACGGTCGTGACGGATGGCCTAGAGGGGATATCTCCTCTCCGTGAGCGACCCAAAAACAGCTTTCGCATCTACTTCGCTGGCGCCATTCATCTTAGCTACGCGGCCACCTTCACTGCACTTGCCGAGGCGTTGGTCATTGTTCGGCAGCAGCAGCCGGAGATACCTGTTTCGTTGACCATAAGAGGGAGCGCTGTACCCGACTCCTTTCAACACCTGCCCGTGCGCGCTTTGCCGTGGGCGCCCGAGCAAGAGATCGAGCGGGATATGGAACAGGCCGATCTGCTCTACTTGCCTCTGCCCTTTGAGCCGAAGTACGAGATGTTTTGGCGTTACAGCCTCTCCACAAAGCTGGTAACCTATTTGGGCAGTGGGTTGCCTATTCTTTATCACGGACCTGCAGAGGCCGCCGCAGGCCGGCTGTTGGCGCGGCATCAGGCGGCGGTGCTCGCGACAAGCCTAGACCCGAAAGAGGTGGCACGCTGCCTGCTCGCCGCTGGCGAGTGTGCGCCCCAGGTGGTGGAAAACGCACAGCAGTTGGCGCGCTCGCGGTTTCTGTTGGCGGAGCAAAGAAAACGATTCTGGGCGACGGTTGCCACAGGAAGATGA
- a CDS encoding acyltransferase, with protein sequence MRRPSLRYVASQTALYITNHIVSCIPVHWVRLLFYRRIMRFQIGKDSFIFMGAWFDTRGNFVLGDHSVINQRCRLDNRGGISIGNNVSISAEVCILTADHDPQSPTFAGRVRGYPFRTMRSSARVR encoded by the coding sequence ATGAGGAGACCCTCACTGCGGTATGTCGCTTCCCAAACCGCCCTCTACATAACCAATCATATTGTCAGTTGTATCCCCGTGCATTGGGTTCGGCTTCTCTTCTATCGCCGTATCATGCGGTTTCAGATCGGGAAAGATAGTTTTATCTTCATGGGCGCTTGGTTCGATACCCGCGGTAACTTTGTGCTGGGAGATCACAGCGTCATCAATCAGCGGTGCCGACTCGACAATCGAGGAGGAATCTCTATAGGCAACAACGTCTCTATCTCAGCAGAGGTCTGCATTCTGACCGCTGATCACGATCCTCAAAGTCCCACTTTTGCTGGTCGAGTACGGGGGTATCCATTCAGGACTATGCGTTCATCGGCACGCGTGCGATGA
- a CDS encoding AAA family ATPase, with the protein MIESLRIRHFKAFEEFSVENLGAINLITGRNNVGKTSLLEAIWAFIDRAYLSTLSQISVSRGMQSSWSQFVPTQPIIVEVHWAPHFANFDLSRPIEISVQRNWENVPLTRWQRTVRSLRASGGQVGTEGTAGENATRRFWETLKISFSPTAQSQGIPLTAQSQEIPLQDPHISEMPSQLNIPTHQSLIAQSPAIGSLVLTYRSEGVKLGQDYLKERMKVVLLGNTVQLEGNLSTDTWSVAPVPSRGYEDLVRQAQRFGAIDIENGVERLVEYLRVMEPRLKRLMLIPVRGISQIHGEIEGPGALPIRCMGDGVDRLISILLCLMTPPTVVLVDEIGSGIHHSALPRMWKLLAEVVRETGCQLFGTTHSYECIQAAIQGLEGNKKDQELFRYIRLERPKEGSEIKPVVLNYNDAASAVESNLEIR; encoded by the coding sequence ATGATAGAGAGTTTGCGGATTCGTCATTTCAAGGCTTTTGAGGAGTTCTCCGTTGAGAACCTTGGAGCTATCAACCTGATAACGGGAAGAAATAATGTCGGTAAGACCAGCCTCTTAGAGGCGATCTGGGCGTTTATTGATAGAGCTTACCTTTCTACTCTCAGCCAGATATCTGTTTCTCGTGGTATGCAATCGAGTTGGTCGCAATTTGTTCCCACGCAACCCATTATCGTTGAAGTTCACTGGGCGCCGCACTTCGCTAATTTCGATCTCTCCCGCCCAATAGAGATATCGGTGCAACGTAATTGGGAAAATGTTCCGTTAACCAGATGGCAAAGAACCGTCAGGTCGTTGCGCGCCTCAGGAGGCCAGGTGGGGACAGAAGGGACTGCCGGTGAAAATGCGACACGTAGGTTTTGGGAAACCCTCAAAATTAGCTTTTCACCAACGGCCCAGTCTCAGGGAATCCCTCTAACGGCCCAGTCTCAGGAAATCCCTCTGCAAGACCCTCACATATCCGAGATGCCTAGCCAGTTGAACATACCAACACATCAATCCCTTATTGCTCAGTCACCGGCCATTGGATCTCTTGTGTTGACCTATCGTTCGGAGGGAGTGAAACTTGGACAAGACTATCTAAAGGAGCGGATGAAAGTTGTGCTGTTAGGCAATACCGTTCAGCTAGAAGGAAACCTCTCAACAGATACTTGGAGCGTAGCCCCCGTGCCCAGCAGGGGATATGAGGATCTCGTTAGGCAAGCCCAGCGCTTTGGTGCGATAGATATAGAAAATGGGGTGGAACGCTTGGTGGAATACCTGCGTGTGATGGAACCACGCCTAAAACGGCTTATGCTGATTCCCGTGAGAGGCATTTCCCAGATTCATGGCGAGATAGAGGGCCCTGGTGCCTTGCCGATCCGTTGTATGGGCGATGGAGTGGATCGCCTTATATCCATTTTGCTCTGCCTAATGACGCCTCCCACGGTCGTTCTGGTTGATGAGATTGGGAGCGGCATTCATCACTCCGCCCTTCCTAGAATGTGGAAACTCCTTGCAGAGGTGGTGCGAGAGACCGGCTGTCAGCTCTTTGGCACAACACACAGCTACGAGTGCATTCAAGCGGCGATACAAGGACTAGAAGGCAACAAAAAGGATCAGGAGCTGTTTCGCTACATCCGTTTAGAACGCCCCAAGGAGGGAAGTGAGATAAAACCGGTTGTCTTGAACTATAACGATGCTGCATCTGCAGTCGAGAGTAACTTAGAGATTCGTTAG
- a CDS encoding AraC family transcriptional regulator produces MDTQVRRPSAHEGLRMEADRAELLERIARAVPHDGSAEPLPGLLLHRASAPTSALPGVYEPAFCVIAQGSKEVYLGRECYRYDPYHYCLSTVELPVITRVVEASRPRPYLSLRLALDPALVGSVMLELGYLGARSHADAKAFDVSSLDADLLNAVVRLLRLIDHPNDAAFMASLVKREIIYRLLMGQQGERLWHIVRFNGDISPISKAIELLRKNFHRPLAVHTLAREVGMSVSGFYQHFKAVTSMSPLQFQKQLRLQEARRLMLYEGLDAASAGYRVGYNSPSHFNRDYKRLFGFPPHQHRERLQGTEP; encoded by the coding sequence ATGGATACGCAGGTACGACGACCGTCAGCTCATGAGGGGTTGCGGATGGAGGCCGATCGAGCGGAGTTGCTGGAGCGGATCGCCCGCGCGGTTCCACACGACGGCAGCGCTGAGCCGTTGCCGGGGCTCCTGCTTCACCGTGCCTCGGCCCCTACCTCCGCTCTGCCAGGGGTTTATGAGCCCGCATTTTGCGTGATCGCCCAAGGAAGTAAGGAGGTGTACCTGGGCAGGGAGTGTTATCGTTACGACCCCTATCACTACTGCTTAAGCACGGTGGAACTGCCGGTGATTACCCGCGTCGTCGAAGCCTCCAGACCCCGCCCCTATCTAAGCCTTCGCTTGGCCTTAGACCCCGCTCTGGTCGGCTCTGTAATGCTCGAATTGGGCTACTTGGGAGCCCGTTCCCATGCCGATGCAAAGGCGTTTGATGTCAGTTCGCTGGATGCAGACCTCTTAAACGCGGTGGTGCGGCTGCTGAGGTTGATAGACCACCCTAACGACGCCGCTTTTATGGCCTCTTTGGTAAAAAGGGAGATTATCTATCGCCTATTGATGGGCCAACAAGGGGAGCGACTTTGGCATATCGTGCGCTTCAACGGGGATATTTCCCCTATTTCTAAGGCGATCGAGCTTTTGCGGAAGAACTTTCATCGTCCATTGGCTGTTCACACCCTAGCGCGCGAGGTGGGGATGAGCGTGTCGGGTTTTTATCAGCATTTCAAGGCTGTTACCTCCATGAGCCCCTTGCAGTTTCAAAAACAGCTCCGCCTTCAGGAGGCTCGTCGCCTTATGCTCTACGAAGGATTGGATGCGGCGAGCGCTGGCTACCGGGTTGGCTACAATAGCCCCTCGCACTTCAATCGAGATTACAAGAGGCTGTTCGGTTTCCCGCCGCATCAGCATAGGGAGCGCCTGCAGGGCACCGAGCCGTAG
- a CDS encoding Gfo/Idh/MocA family protein has protein sequence MEKVRVGIIGTGGIAQGHIQRLLAHPAVEITAICDTSPQSLAHTLERHPQLKGVQQFQDYRELIRSGLVDAVNINTPHTAHFEQIMAALEAGLHVLTEKPMVCSVEHAHRVLQQVEKSGKVLVVSYQRHYMSEFLYIRDQIASGRYGPVQFVQAFQSQNWYRGTKGKWRQDPALSGGGQLNDSGSHLVAVILFMTNLPAESVFGYIENFDSPVDINSALSLRFQGGALANISVVGNAPTWHEDLTICCDQGVFFLRNGKLEVCGPDGKRFTPTQEEMPKGSDPDTNFINAILGKEPVGSPAIWGLRVMELTEAAWKSAREGRPVEVKHL, from the coding sequence ATGGAGAAAGTCCGCGTCGGCATCATCGGCACCGGTGGCATCGCCCAAGGCCACATCCAGCGCCTCCTCGCGCACCCTGCCGTAGAGATCACCGCTATCTGCGACACATCCCCGCAATCCCTCGCCCATACCCTGGAACGACACCCGCAGCTCAAAGGGGTGCAGCAGTTCCAAGACTATCGCGAGCTTATCCGCTCCGGCCTCGTGGATGCCGTGAACATCAACACCCCGCATACCGCTCACTTCGAACAGATTATGGCGGCCTTGGAGGCCGGGCTGCATGTGCTTACCGAAAAGCCCATGGTCTGCTCGGTGGAACATGCTCACCGTGTGTTACAACAGGTCGAAAAGAGCGGCAAGGTGTTGGTCGTCAGCTATCAACGCCACTATATGTCCGAGTTTCTCTACATCCGCGACCAGATCGCTTCAGGTCGGTACGGGCCCGTGCAGTTTGTTCAGGCCTTTCAAAGCCAAAACTGGTATCGGGGCACAAAGGGGAAATGGCGGCAAGATCCGGCCCTGAGCGGTGGAGGCCAGCTCAACGATTCCGGCTCGCACCTGGTGGCCGTCATCCTCTTCATGACCAACTTGCCCGCCGAAAGCGTGTTTGGCTACATCGAAAACTTCGATTCACCGGTAGATATCAACTCGGCCCTCTCCCTCCGGTTTCAAGGGGGCGCCTTGGCCAACATTTCGGTGGTAGGTAACGCCCCCACATGGCACGAAGACCTCACCATCTGCTGCGATCAAGGGGTGTTCTTTCTGCGCAATGGTAAACTAGAGGTTTGTGGGCCCGACGGCAAACGCTTTACCCCAACCCAAGAGGAGATGCCCAAGGGCAGCGATCCAGACACCAACTTCATTAACGCCATCTTGGGCAAAGAACCGGTGGGCTCTCCCGCCATTTGGGGGCTGCGCGTTATGGAGCTCACCGAGGCCGCCTGGAAATCGGCCCGAGAAGGCCGGCCCGTCGAGGTAAAGCATCTCTAA
- a CDS encoding DUF3226 domain-containing protein: protein MQRSMSKTEDRKPQEITKRFAILVEGPDDRCFFQAACEHLKLKEVDIVPVGGKDGFAASLKSISNIGNCEKILLVRDADNNANGALQSLQDALRQKKFPFPSKAFEWKTDAGLPHVAIAIMPGPNEDGSLQKGALEDLYITVRMEKDKICKCVDDFLKCCRGKNPSLKITSKSKVSAFLAAQYADLRLGEAIAKDFDWSHEALKPIMQLLEAFSK from the coding sequence TTGCAGCGTTCGATGAGCAAAACAGAAGATCGTAAGCCTCAGGAGATCACGAAGCGCTTTGCGATCCTCGTTGAGGGGCCGGATGATCGTTGTTTTTTCCAAGCGGCTTGTGAGCATTTGAAACTGAAAGAAGTTGATATAGTGCCCGTTGGCGGAAAAGATGGATTCGCAGCATCGTTAAAGAGCATCTCAAACATAGGCAATTGTGAGAAAATTCTCCTCGTTCGCGACGCAGATAACAATGCGAACGGGGCCTTGCAAAGCCTTCAAGACGCTTTGAGACAAAAGAAGTTCCCATTTCCCAGCAAAGCATTTGAGTGGAAGACAGATGCAGGACTCCCTCACGTCGCGATCGCGATAATGCCGGGACCCAATGAAGATGGCTCGCTGCAAAAAGGGGCGCTGGAAGACCTCTATATTACAGTGAGGATGGAGAAGGATAAAATCTGTAAGTGTGTCGACGATTTTTTGAAATGCTGCAGAGGTAAGAACCCATCTCTAAAGATAACTTCAAAAAGTAAGGTCAGCGCCTTTCTTGCGGCTCAATATGCAGATTTGAGATTAGGTGAAGCCATCGCTAAAGATTTTGACTGGAGTCATGAGGCACTTAAGCCGATCATGCAGCTCTTAGAAGCCTTCTCAAAGTAA